In Lonchura striata isolate bLonStr1 chromosome 2, bLonStr1.mat, whole genome shotgun sequence, a single genomic region encodes these proteins:
- the STARD10 gene encoding START domain-containing protein 10 isoform X2, translating to MSGHDGGMSSRDSVQIPDDRDFGAFRAQCESERGWSLTYSKGGVGVWVQLLEPERALHKIKCRMECRDVPAETLYDVLHDIEYRKKWDTNVIETFDIGRLTANSDVGYYAWRCPKPLKNRDVVTLRSWLPMGSDYIIMNYSVKHPKYPPRKDMVRAVSIQTGYLIEGTGAKSCTITYLAQVDPKGSLPKWVVNKSSQFLAPKAMKKMYKACLKYPEWKQKHDPHFKPWLFPEQSRLPALALSELSLQHADSLENIDESSLAESKEDRGEGSDEDSLT from the exons ATGTCGGGTCACGACGGCGGCATGTCGAGTCGCGACAGCGTGCAGATCCCCGACGACCGGGACTTCGGGGCGTTCCGGGCGCAGTGCGAGTCGGAGCGCGGCTGGAGCCTCACCTACAGCAAGGGCGGGGTGGGGGTCTgggtgcagctgctggagcccgAGCGCGCCCTCCACAAGATCAAG TGCAGGATGGAGTGCAGGGACGTGCCGGCGGAGACGCTGTACGATGTGCTCCACGACATCGAGTACCGCAAGAAGTGGGACACCAACGTCATCGAGACCTTTGACATCGGGAGGCTGACGGCCAACTCCGATGTGGGCTACTACGCCT GGAGGTGTCCCAAGCCCCTGAAGAACCGGGACGTGGTCACACTCCGCTCCTGGCTGCCCATGGGCTCTGACTACATCATCATGAACTACTCTGTCAAGCATCCT AAGTACCCCCCCCGCAAGGACATGGTGCGGGCTGTCTCCATTCAGACAGGCTACCTGATCGAGGGGACAGGAGCCAAGAGCTGCACCATCACCTACCTGGCACAGGTGGACCCCAAAG GTTCTTTACCGAAGTGGGTGGTGAACAAATCCTCCCAGTTCCTGGCCCCCAAG GCGATGAAGAAGATGTACAAGGCATGCCTCAAGTACCCTGAGTGGAAGCAGAAGCATGACCCTCACTTCAAGCCCTGGCTGTTCCCGGAGCAGAGCCgactcccagccctggcactctCTGAGCTCTCCCTCCAGCATGCGGATTCCCTGGAAAACATTGATGAGAGCTCCCTGGCTGAGAGCAAGGAGGACCGTGGCGAGGGCAGTGATGAGGACAGCCTGACCTGA
- the STARD10 gene encoding START domain-containing protein 10 isoform X1 codes for MSGHDGGMSSRDSVQIPDDRDFGAFRAQCESERGWSLTYSKGGVGVWVQLLEPERALHKIKVRPPARHTLLRGETSPSIPGTPNPRMECRDVPAETLYDVLHDIEYRKKWDTNVIETFDIGRLTANSDVGYYAWRCPKPLKNRDVVTLRSWLPMGSDYIIMNYSVKHPKYPPRKDMVRAVSIQTGYLIEGTGAKSCTITYLAQVDPKGSLPKWVVNKSSQFLAPKAMKKMYKACLKYPEWKQKHDPHFKPWLFPEQSRLPALALSELSLQHADSLENIDESSLAESKEDRGEGSDEDSLT; via the exons ATGTCGGGTCACGACGGCGGCATGTCGAGTCGCGACAGCGTGCAGATCCCCGACGACCGGGACTTCGGGGCGTTCCGGGCGCAGTGCGAGTCGGAGCGCGGCTGGAGCCTCACCTACAGCAAGGGCGGGGTGGGGGTCTgggtgcagctgctggagcccgAGCGCGCCCTCCACAAGATCAAGGTGAGACCTCCCGCCCGGCACACCCTGCTACGCGGTGAGACGTCCCCATCCATCCCGGGCACCCCCAATCCACG GATGGAGTGCAGGGACGTGCCGGCGGAGACGCTGTACGATGTGCTCCACGACATCGAGTACCGCAAGAAGTGGGACACCAACGTCATCGAGACCTTTGACATCGGGAGGCTGACGGCCAACTCCGATGTGGGCTACTACGCCT GGAGGTGTCCCAAGCCCCTGAAGAACCGGGACGTGGTCACACTCCGCTCCTGGCTGCCCATGGGCTCTGACTACATCATCATGAACTACTCTGTCAAGCATCCT AAGTACCCCCCCCGCAAGGACATGGTGCGGGCTGTCTCCATTCAGACAGGCTACCTGATCGAGGGGACAGGAGCCAAGAGCTGCACCATCACCTACCTGGCACAGGTGGACCCCAAAG GTTCTTTACCGAAGTGGGTGGTGAACAAATCCTCCCAGTTCCTGGCCCCCAAG GCGATGAAGAAGATGTACAAGGCATGCCTCAAGTACCCTGAGTGGAAGCAGAAGCATGACCCTCACTTCAAGCCCTGGCTGTTCCCGGAGCAGAGCCgactcccagccctggcactctCTGAGCTCTCCCTCCAGCATGCGGATTCCCTGGAAAACATTGATGAGAGCTCCCTGGCTGAGAGCAAGGAGGACCGTGGCGAGGGCAGTGATGAGGACAGCCTGACCTGA